GTATTACTTCAGCAAGATATAGCAGAATTAGATTTTGATGTACCAAATTTAGATTGTATATTATGTGCATGTGATGGATTTAATTACTTAACATATGATGATGAATTAGAAAGTGTATTTGAAAAAGCACATGAACTATTAAAAGATGATGGAATATTTATATTTGATATAAGTTCATATTATAAATTGTCTACCATATTAGGAAATAACATGTATGGGGAAAATAGAGAAGATGTTGCATATATGTGGCAAAATTACTTCGATGAAGAAGAAAATATAGTAGAGATGGAATTAGCATTTTTTATAAAAGAAGAAGATGGTAGATTTAAAAGATTTGAAGAAGTACATCAACAAAGAGCTTATACGGAAAAAGAGGTTCTTAAAATGCTTAAAAAATCAGGATTCACAACAGTGAAGACTTATGGAGATTTTACTTTTGAAGATCCAAAAGAAAATAGTGAAAGAATATTCTTTGTATGTAGAAAATAGAATCACTAATGGAGGAATACAATTTATGAAAGATTATGTAATAAGAGCAACAGGTGCAAATGGTCAAATAAGAGCTTTCGTAGGAATAACTACAAATATGGTAGAAGAAGCTAGAAGGCTTCATGAAACTTCAAAAGTTGCAACAGCAGCACTTGGTAGAACATTAACTGCAACTTCTATGATGGGGTTAATGATGAAAAACAAAGGTGATAAATTATCAGTTATAATAAAGGGTGGAGGTCCAATAGGAACTATACTTACTACATCTGATGTAAATGGAACTGTAAAGGGATATGTATCAAATCCAAAAGTTGAAGTACCTGATTATGAAAATGGTAAGTTAAATGTAGCGGCTGCAGTAGGTACTAATGGAGTTGTTAAAGTAATTAAAGATTTAGGTCTTAGAGAACCATATAATGGAGCTTATCCATTAGTAAGTGGAGAAATAGCTGAAGATTTTACACATTACTTTGCAGTATCAGAACAAACACCGTCAGTAGTAGCATTAGGTGTTTTAACAACAGAACAACATGTAGAGTGTGCAGGAGGACTTATAGTTCAACTGATGCCAGATGCAACTGAAGAATCTATAAGCCAATTAGAAAAAAATATTCAAAACTTAAAATCAATAACAACTATGTTATCAGAAGGTAAAACACCAGAAGATATGTTAAATATAGTTTTAGAAGGATTACAACCTAGAATACTAGATAAAATAGATGTTAAGTTTGAATGTGAATGCTGCAAAGATAAGGTTCAAGAAGCACTAGTAGCTATAGGAAAAACTGCTTTATCTCAAATAATAGAAGAAGATAAACAAGCAGAAGTAGGTTGTCAATTCTGTAACTCTAAATATATGTATAATGAAGAAGAATTATTAAATATATTAAAAGATATGTAAGCTTTAAAATATTAAAAATTATATAAATTTAAATAAAATAAAAAACCTTGTACGAAGATTTATTATAAATGGTAACGCATGCTTAGTATAAGGTTTTTTATTTTTTAGTTGCAGATGTATTCGATATATGTCGATGACACATGGTTAAAGTTAAGTGAATTTCTATGCTTAAGTATGTTAGAGTATTTAAAAAAGTGAATAACTTTTGAATGTAAGTAATCTTGATAAACTGGTTTTAAGCGTAAAAAAGATTTTGAAATACTTCGCCCACACAGAGGCTAAAGCAACGGATGTATCCGTATCGGTAGCAAGGATATATCATTGGCGAAATGAAGTATTTCGCCGACACGTCGCTCAAGCGAAGCGAATTTTTATTTAGCTTATATGTAAAAAGAGGAAGGTTATTAGGTGAAGATATGAATTTTAATAATAGTCTAGAATTGACTCAATCTCAGAAGCTTATAATGACTACACAGTTAAAACAATCTTTAAGTATATTAAATATGAGTAAGTTAGAGTTAGAGGAAGAAATAAAAAAGGAATCGGAAGATAATCCATTATTAGAAGTAGAGAAAAATAATGAAATAAATTGGGAAGAATACATAAAAGATATTGGGAATTCACGACCAATTGATAAAAGTGAATTATATTATAATTCAGATAACGATTTAAATTTAGATAATATTATAAAAAATACACCTAATTTATATGAAAATTTACATTTACAAATTAATTTATATAAAATTAACAAAAAAGATAAAGAAATTTGTGATTATATAATAGATAGTTTAGATGACGATGGATATTTAAGAATAGATGAAAAAGAGATAATAAATGAATTTAATATAAATAAAGATAGATTTGAAAACTGTTTAGAAATAATACAACAATTGGAACCTATTGGTGTAGGAGCTAGAAATTTATCAGAGTGTTTGATAATACAAATTAGAAATTTAGGAATTGATAATAAGTTATTAGAGACTATAGTATATAAAGATTTAGATTTAATTGGGAAAAATAAATATAAAGAAATAACTAAAAAATATAATATATCTATGCAAAAATGTATAAATATTATAGATATAATAAAAACATTAGATCCAAAGCCAGGGAGAATATGTTCTGTTGAAAATAGTGTATATGTTCAACCTGATGTTATTGTGGAAAAAATAGAAGATGAATTTGTAGTTTATATAAATGAAAGTGACAATTTGAAAATTAGAATAAGCAATTTCTATGAAGAAATTCTAAAAAATTCAAAGTATGATGAAAGTGCTAAAAATTATATAAAGGAAAAATTAAATTCTGCAACAAGACTAGTTAAAAGTATAGAAAGTAGAAAATCTACAATATTAAAAATAGCTCAAGAAATTGTAAAAAATCAAAAGGATTTTTTTGAAAAGGGAGAGAAGTATATTAAGCCTATGAAAATGAAAGATATTGCACAAAACTTAGATTTTCATGAGTCTACTATTAGCAGAGGTGTTAATGAAAAATACATGATGACTCCATTTGGGCTATATAAATTTAAATATTTCTTTAGTAATGCATTAGAAACTAATGATGACAACTTAACATCTAGTGTTAGTATAAAAAAAATAATACAGGAGATGATAAAGTCTGAAAATAAGAAAAAACCATTAAGTGACGATCAAATATCGAAGATACTCAATGACAGAGGTATTAATGTTGCTAGGAGAACGGTTGCGAAATATAGAGAAGAACTTGGCGTATTATCATCAAGTAAAAGAAAACTGTATTAGAGATAAATATAAGCTATAAAAAAATATGAAAATATTAGAAAAACTATTGAAAAATAAAATTATTTAATATAAAATTAAATTATCTTGTGGGACTAAAATAAATAGTAGGGACAGTATTTGTCCCTTAAGTAATAAGGAGTAATAAATGAAAGACTTATTAAAAATACAACAAAAACTTATTCCGCAAGTGATTGAACTTATGGAAAAAAGATACTCAATACTTAGACAAATATCTTTAAGTGAACCAGTTGGAAGAAGAACTCTATCAAATATACTTGATATAAGTGAAAGAGTTGTTAGATCAGAAACTGAATTTCTTAAAGATCAAGGGCTTATAGATGTTGCAGTATCTGGAATGACCATAACATATGAAGGTATTAAGCTTTTAGATGAACTCAAAGATGTCATAAATGATGTTATGGGATTGTCTACATTACAAGATAAAGTAAAAAATAAATTAGGAATAAAAAAGGTTTTATTAGTATCTGGAAGTTTTGATAGTAATAATAGTTTAATAAAAGATGTAGCAAGGTGTGGAGCAGAATATTTCCTAAGTGTTTTAAAAGATGGAGATATAGTATCCATAACAGGTGGAAGCACTATGTTGGAATTTGCAAATAGCATAAAAACTGATAAAAGATACAATGATGTAACGGTTGTTCCTGCAAGAGGGAGTATGGGGACAGACGTAGAAATTCAATCTAACAACATTGTAGCTATAACTAGTAAAAAGTTACATTCAAATTATAAATTACTAAATATACCGGATGAACTAGGTGAAGAAGCAATGAAAACACTTAGTCAAGAACCTGAAATAAAAAATACCTTAGATTATATACAAAAAACAAATGTATTAGTGTTTGCAATAGGTAAAGCAAGTGAAATGACAAAAAGAAGAAAACTGCCAGAAGATAAGGTTGATGAAATTATATCAAAAGGTGCAGTTGGAGAAGCTTTTGGTCATTACTTTAACGAAAAGGGAGAAATAGTTTATAAATTAAATACTGCTGGTATTGATTTGGAAACTTTTAAAAATGTTGAAGAAAGTATTGCTATATTTGCAGGTAAAAGAAAAGCAAATGCCTTAATTGCATTATCTAATGTAAATAAAAATATAGTTCTTGTTACTGATGAAGAAAGTGCAAAGGCTATATTAGAACAATAAATGTCAATCACTAGCAATGCTAGTAAAATATATTATACATATTAGGAGGAAGTAAAATGGTTAAAGTTGCTATAAATGGTTTTGGGAGAATAGGAAGATTAGCTTTAAGAAAGTTAATGGAGCAAACAGATAAATTTGAAGTTGTTGCTATAAATGATTTAACAGACGCTAAGACTTTAGCTCACTTATTCAAGTATGATTCTGCTCAAGGAAGATTTAATGGGGAAATAGAAGTTAAAGAAGGAGCTTTCGTAGTTAATGGGCAAGAAATAAAAGTTACTGCTGAAAGAAATCCAGCTGACTTACCATGGGCTGAATTAGGAGTAGATATAGTATTAGAATGTACTGGATTCTTCACTTCTCAAGAGAAGGCTGGACTTCACTTACAAGCTGGAGCTAAGAAAGTAGTTATATCTGCACCAGCTACAGGAGATTTAAAAACTGTAGTATTCAATGTAAACCATGATGTATTAGATGGTAGTGAAACAGTTATATCAGGAGCTTCTTGTACAACTAACTGTTTAGCGCCAATGGCTAAAACATTAAATGATGTATTTGGATTACAAAAAGGATTCATGACTACAATACATGCATACACTAATGACCAAAATACATTAGATGCACCTCATGGAAAAGGTGACTTAAGAAGAGCTAGAGCTGCTGCTTCTAACATAGTTCCTAACACTACAGGGGCTGCAAAAGCTATAGGTTTAGTTATACCTGAATTAAAAGGTAAATTAGACGGAGGAGCTCAAAGAGTTCCAGTTATAACTGGTTCTTTAACTGAATTAGTTTGTACATTAGATAAGAAAGTTACTGTAGAAGAAATAAACGCTGCTATGAAAGCTGCTTCTAATGAATCATTCGGATATACTGAAGAGCCATTAGTTTCTTCTGACATAGTAGGTATGAACTTTGGTTCATTATTCGATGCAACTCAAACAAGAGTTATGGAAGTAAATGGAGAGCAATTAGTTAAGGTTGTTTCATGGTATGATAATGAAATGTCTTATACAGCTCAATTAATAAGAACATTAGGATACTTCGCTAACTTAGCTAAGTAATTTCATATAAGTCCGAGTTTGTAGCGCTTTGCTACAAATTACGGACTTTTTTAAGAAAGAGTAGATATATTAAATAAAAAGTATTATGAATTTTTACCATTAGGGTTTCTTTTTGAGAGGAGAGATAACGATGTCAATGCTTAATAAAAAAACAATAGAAGATATAAATGTAAACGGAAAAAAAGTTTTAGTAAGATGTGATTTCAACGTTCCATTAAAAGACGGTGTTATAACAGATGAAAATAGATTAAATGGAGCACTTCCAACTATAAAATATTTAATAGAAAATGGAGCGAAAGTTATATTATGCTCTCACTTAGGAAAACCAAAAGGGGAAGCTAAACCAGAATTATCTTTAGCACCAGTTGCAAAAAGATTATCTGAAATGTTAAACAAAGAAGTAGTATTTGCTGCAGATGATAATGTTGTTGGGGAAAATGCAAAAGCAGCAATAGAAAAGATGGAAAATGGAGATGTAGTTTTACTACAAAACACAAGATATAGAAAAGAAGAAACTAAAAATGAAGAAAACTTCTCTAAAGAATTAGCTTCACTTGCTGATGTATATGTAAATGATGCATTCGGAACAGCTCATAGAGCACACTGTTCAACAGTTGGTGCAGGGCAATTCTTAGAAGAAAGAGCTTGTGGATACTTAATACAAAAAGAATTAAAGTTCTTAGGTGAAGCAGTTGAAAATCCTGTTAGACCTTTTACAGCAATATTAGGGGGAGCAAAGGTATCGGACAAAATAGCTGTTATAGAACAATTATTAGAAAAAGTAGATAACCTAATAATAGGTGGAGGAATGGCATATACATTCTTAAAAGCTCAAGGATATGAAATAGGAACTTCTTTAGTTGAAGAAGAAAAAGTAGAATATGCTAAAGAAATGATGGAAAAAGCAAAAGCTAAAGGTGTTAAATTATTATTACCAATAGATAATGCTGTTGCTGATAAATTCGCTGATGTTGAACCTGTTATAACAGAAGATGCTAACATACCTCAAGGATTTATGGGACTAGATATAGGACCTAAAACAATAGAAGAATATGTGAACACTGTAAACGCTTCTAAAACAATAGTATGGAATGGACCAATGGGCGTATTTGAATTTGAAAACTTCGCAAATGGTACATTAGCTGTTGCTAAAGCTATGGCAGCTTTAACTGATGCTACTACTGTAATAGGTGGTGGAGATAGTGCTGCTGCTGTAAATCAATTAGGATTTGGAGATAAGATGACTCATGTATCAACTGGTGGTGGAGCATCTTTAGAATTCTTAGAAGGTAAAGAATTACCAGGTATAGTAGCTTTAGATAACAAATAAATTTGTAAATTACTATAAAGTACTTTAAAGTACAATATGTTTATATAAATTTGACCACAGTTTAGTTTTACTTTAAGTAAAGCTACCTTAAAAATAAAATAATTAAATCCAGAGAAATTTGATTATCAAATTTCTCTAAGATTTAATTTTAAGTGGGAGGAAGATAATGAGAAAACCAATAATAGCAGGTAACTGGAAAATGCACAAAACTATAGCAGAGGCTTTAGAATTTGTGAACGATGTTAAAGATAAAGTGAATAATGATAATGTAGAAGCTGTTATATGTGCACCTTTCACATTATTAAAAGACCTAAAAGAAGCTACAAAAGGAACTAATATAAAAATAGGTGCACAAAATATGCACTTTGAAGAAAAAGGTGCTTTCACAGGTGAAATCTCACCGCTTATGTTAAAAGAATTAGATATGGACTATGTAGTAATAGGACATTCTGAAAGAAGACAATACTTTAATGAAACTAATGAAACTGTAAATAAAAAAGTTTTAAAAGCATTAGAAGTTGGAATAGATCCAATAT
The Romboutsia ilealis genome window above contains:
- a CDS encoding sugar-binding transcriptional regulator, giving the protein MKDLLKIQQKLIPQVIELMEKRYSILRQISLSEPVGRRTLSNILDISERVVRSETEFLKDQGLIDVAVSGMTITYEGIKLLDELKDVINDVMGLSTLQDKVKNKLGIKKVLLVSGSFDSNNSLIKDVARCGAEYFLSVLKDGDIVSITGGSTMLEFANSIKTDKRYNDVTVVPARGSMGTDVEIQSNNIVAITSKKLHSNYKLLNIPDELGEEAMKTLSQEPEIKNTLDYIQKTNVLVFAIGKASEMTKRRKLPEDKVDEIISKGAVGEAFGHYFNEKGEIVYKLNTAGIDLETFKNVEESIAIFAGKRKANALIALSNVNKNIVLVTDEESAKAILEQ
- a CDS encoding phosphoglycerate kinase, which encodes MSMLNKKTIEDINVNGKKVLVRCDFNVPLKDGVITDENRLNGALPTIKYLIENGAKVILCSHLGKPKGEAKPELSLAPVAKRLSEMLNKEVVFAADDNVVGENAKAAIEKMENGDVVLLQNTRYRKEETKNEENFSKELASLADVYVNDAFGTAHRAHCSTVGAGQFLEERACGYLIQKELKFLGEAVENPVRPFTAILGGAKVSDKIAVIEQLLEKVDNLIIGGGMAYTFLKAQGYEIGTSLVEEEKVEYAKEMMEKAKAKGVKLLLPIDNAVADKFADVEPVITEDANIPQGFMGLDIGPKTIEEYVNTVNASKTIVWNGPMGVFEFENFANGTLAVAKAMAALTDATTVIGGGDSAAAVNQLGFGDKMTHVSTGGGASLEFLEGKELPGIVALDNK
- a CDS encoding class I SAM-dependent DNA methyltransferase — translated: MEQYRDFAFVYDELMNEVDYNGWVKYIEDIIENENVQVKNILELACGTGNLTIPLTKKNYDIAGIDISDEMLSVAREKAEKEGIELVLLQQDIAELDFDVPNLDCILCACDGFNYLTYDDELESVFEKAHELLKDDGIFIFDISSYYKLSTILGNNMYGENREDVAYMWQNYFDEEENIVEMELAFFIKEEDGRFKRFEEVHQQRAYTEKEVLKMLKKSGFTTVKTYGDFTFEDPKENSERIFFVCRK
- the gap gene encoding type I glyceraldehyde-3-phosphate dehydrogenase, which gives rise to MVKVAINGFGRIGRLALRKLMEQTDKFEVVAINDLTDAKTLAHLFKYDSAQGRFNGEIEVKEGAFVVNGQEIKVTAERNPADLPWAELGVDIVLECTGFFTSQEKAGLHLQAGAKKVVISAPATGDLKTVVFNVNHDVLDGSETVISGASCTTNCLAPMAKTLNDVFGLQKGFMTTIHAYTNDQNTLDAPHGKGDLRRARAAASNIVPNTTGAAKAIGLVIPELKGKLDGGAQRVPVITGSLTELVCTLDKKVTVEEINAAMKAASNESFGYTEEPLVSSDIVGMNFGSLFDATQTRVMEVNGEQLVKVVSWYDNEMSYTAQLIRTLGYFANLAK
- the rpoN gene encoding RNA polymerase factor sigma-54, which gives rise to MNFNNSLELTQSQKLIMTTQLKQSLSILNMSKLELEEEIKKESEDNPLLEVEKNNEINWEEYIKDIGNSRPIDKSELYYNSDNDLNLDNIIKNTPNLYENLHLQINLYKINKKDKEICDYIIDSLDDDGYLRIDEKEIINEFNINKDRFENCLEIIQQLEPIGVGARNLSECLIIQIRNLGIDNKLLETIVYKDLDLIGKNKYKEITKKYNISMQKCINIIDIIKTLDPKPGRICSVENSVYVQPDVIVEKIEDEFVVYINESDNLKIRISNFYEEILKNSKYDESAKNYIKEKLNSATRLVKSIESRKSTILKIAQEIVKNQKDFFEKGEKYIKPMKMKDIAQNLDFHESTISRGVNEKYMMTPFGLYKFKYFFSNALETNDDNLTSSVSIKKIIQEMIKSENKKKPLSDDQISKILNDRGINVARRTVAKYREELGVLSSSKRKLY
- the hslO gene encoding Hsp33 family molecular chaperone HslO codes for the protein MKDYVIRATGANGQIRAFVGITTNMVEEARRLHETSKVATAALGRTLTATSMMGLMMKNKGDKLSVIIKGGGPIGTILTTSDVNGTVKGYVSNPKVEVPDYENGKLNVAAAVGTNGVVKVIKDLGLREPYNGAYPLVSGEIAEDFTHYFAVSEQTPSVVALGVLTTEQHVECAGGLIVQLMPDATEESISQLEKNIQNLKSITTMLSEGKTPEDMLNIVLEGLQPRILDKIDVKFECECCKDKVQEALVAIGKTALSQIIEEDKQAEVGCQFCNSKYMYNEEELLNILKDM